In the genome of Podospora pseudocomata strain CBS 415.72m chromosome 2 map unlocalized CBS415.72m_2.2, whole genome shotgun sequence, one region contains:
- a CDS encoding uncharacterized protein (EggNog:ENOG503PYIE), whose translation MSAPPDDTTGNTTNGSPEAGNSTAADPSTSIAFTPLHKLPLELRFMIYRRTWEPKTITISSPGVGRIHDYPELPVTLGINSETRQETLRHYYECNVWSRYVNHTTNEFGERCRKAYINPSLDRLYLDHFPTITRIDIPNPPVKKPCLRIILSAYIDQPGALELLHAKSGLEPLILEMEVEQRITRRRRLWGGLVTERGGRYTPCFGPCPRTSFNFWFDQRIRRRRRGLSLAWPYASAE comes from the exons ATGAGTGCCCCACCTGACGACACCACGGGCAACACAACAAATGGTTCTCCAGAAGCAGGAAACAGTACGGCAGCGGACCCTTCAACTTCAATCGCATTCACGCCTCTTCATAAACTTCCACTCGAACTTCGGTTCATGATTTACCGCCGCACATGGGAGCCAAAAACCATCACAATTTCAAGCCCTGGCGTTGGCAGAATCCATGACTACCCCGAGCTGCCTGTAACCCTGGGCATCAACAGCGAAACCCGACAGGAGACATTGAGGCACTACTATGAGTGTAATGTCTGGTCAAGATATGTCAACCATACCACCAATGAGTTCGGCGAGAGATGCAGAAAGGCATATATCAATCCATCTTTGGATAGGCTATACCTGGATCACTTCCCAACTATCACCAGGATCGatatccccaaccccccggTCAAGAAGCCGTGTCTACGGATCATTTTAAGCGCATACATCGACCAGCCGGGTGCTCTTGAGCTATTGCACGCCAAATCGGGTCTCGAGCCGCTCATTCTTGAGATGGAGGTCGAGCAACGAAtcacaagaaggagaa GGTTATGGGGTGGCCTTGTTACTGAGCGTGGAGGAAGATATACCCCTTGCTTTGGCCCGTGCCCAAGGACGTCGTTTAACTTTTGGTTC